One segment of Metallosphaera cuprina Ar-4 DNA contains the following:
- the glgX gene encoding glycogen debranching protein GlgX, producing MFLRTRDIPLRPGEPSPLGATWMEEEDGVNFSLFSENAERVQLVLFSPNQDKPKEVIEVKNKIGDVWHVFVPGLRPGQLYGYRVHGPYKPEQGYRFNANKLLIDPYAKAIDGDVVWDDSLFGYKIGDPGEDMSFDERDSAKFVPKSVVIDPYFDWDDESWMRSRRKNVQLKDAIIYEAHVRGMTKLKGDVSDNVRGTFSGLSSQTTINYLKDLGVTTLELMPVHHFVDQRFLIEKGLKNYWGYDPINYFSPACRYSSRGCKGEQVVEFKEMINELHNAGIEVIIDVVYNHTGEGNHLGPTLSFKGVDNLAYYTLQPDNKRFYLDFTGTGNTLNLSHPRVIQMVLDSLRYWVQEMHVDGFRFDLAAALARELYNVNMLNTFFIAIQQDPVLSQVKLIAEPWDVGPGGYQVGNFPYMWAEWNGKYRDAIRRFWRGEALPYSEIADRLLGSPDLYLGNNKTPFASINYITSHDGFTLEDLVSYNQKHNEANGLNNQDGMNENYSWNCGNEGPTGDPNVLNCRERQKRNFAITLFTSQGTPMILGGDELSRTQRGNNNAFNQDNEISWYDWNLDDRRRAFLEFLTKLIKFYKAHPVFRRSRYFQGRKLRGQPLKDVTFLNVEGKEVEQSAWNSPTNTVIFILEGSAIDEINKYGERIADDTFLVVLNANPNPVKFKPPPGKWEMVFSSLTREPRQEERTLEGGKEVELEGRLSLVFRRIEF from the coding sequence ATGTTCTTGAGGACCAGGGACATACCTCTGAGGCCTGGGGAACCCTCTCCTTTAGGTGCTACCTGGATGGAGGAAGAGGACGGAGTAAACTTCTCCTTGTTCTCCGAAAACGCCGAGAGGGTACAACTTGTTCTCTTCTCTCCAAACCAAGACAAACCTAAGGAGGTGATTGAGGTCAAAAACAAGATTGGAGACGTCTGGCACGTCTTCGTTCCAGGTTTAAGGCCTGGTCAGCTCTACGGCTACAGGGTTCACGGACCCTACAAGCCTGAACAGGGGTATAGGTTCAACGCGAACAAGCTACTTATAGATCCTTACGCTAAGGCGATAGACGGTGACGTTGTGTGGGACGATTCTCTCTTCGGTTATAAGATCGGAGATCCTGGGGAGGACATGTCTTTCGATGAGAGGGATTCTGCCAAGTTCGTTCCTAAGAGCGTGGTGATCGACCCTTACTTTGATTGGGACGACGAGTCTTGGATGAGATCTAGAAGGAAAAACGTTCAGTTAAAGGACGCAATCATCTATGAGGCTCACGTAAGGGGAATGACCAAGCTGAAAGGGGACGTCAGTGATAACGTCAGAGGTACGTTCAGTGGGTTATCATCCCAGACAACAATCAATTATCTTAAGGACTTAGGCGTTACCACGCTCGAGCTGATGCCAGTACATCACTTTGTGGACCAGAGATTCTTAATTGAAAAGGGTTTGAAGAACTATTGGGGTTACGATCCTATCAACTACTTCTCCCCCGCTTGTAGATACTCTAGTAGAGGTTGTAAGGGTGAACAAGTTGTCGAGTTCAAGGAGATGATTAACGAACTGCACAACGCCGGGATAGAGGTGATAATTGACGTAGTTTACAACCACACAGGTGAGGGAAATCACTTGGGGCCTACCCTTAGTTTCAAAGGGGTTGACAACCTAGCGTATTACACTCTTCAGCCAGACAACAAGAGATTTTACTTAGACTTCACCGGGACAGGAAACACGTTAAACCTCAGTCATCCCAGGGTTATACAAATGGTTTTAGATAGCTTAAGATATTGGGTTCAAGAGATGCACGTTGACGGTTTCAGGTTTGACCTAGCTGCAGCCTTGGCCAGGGAGCTCTACAACGTCAACATGCTAAACACGTTCTTCATAGCCATACAACAGGATCCCGTACTCTCCCAGGTTAAGCTGATTGCCGAGCCTTGGGATGTGGGTCCAGGAGGATACCAGGTGGGTAACTTCCCTTATATGTGGGCTGAGTGGAACGGAAAATATAGAGACGCGATAAGGAGATTCTGGCGAGGTGAGGCACTACCCTACTCCGAGATCGCTGACAGGCTTCTAGGGTCTCCTGATCTTTACTTAGGTAATAACAAGACGCCTTTCGCTAGCATAAACTACATCACCTCTCACGATGGGTTCACACTAGAGGATCTAGTGAGTTATAACCAAAAGCACAACGAGGCGAACGGTCTTAATAACCAGGACGGAATGAACGAGAACTACAGCTGGAACTGCGGAAATGAAGGACCCACGGGGGACCCTAACGTCCTGAACTGTAGGGAGAGGCAGAAGAGGAACTTTGCAATCACGCTTTTCACGAGTCAGGGAACCCCTATGATTTTAGGAGGAGACGAACTGAGTAGGACTCAAAGGGGTAACAACAACGCCTTCAATCAAGACAATGAGATAAGCTGGTATGATTGGAACCTAGACGATAGGAGGAGAGCTTTCCTAGAGTTTTTGACTAAGCTCATCAAGTTCTACAAAGCCCATCCCGTGTTCAGGAGGAGTAGGTACTTTCAAGGGAGGAAGCTACGAGGTCAACCTTTGAAGGACGTTACGTTCTTAAACGTTGAAGGAAAGGAGGTAGAACAGAGCGCTTGGAACTCCCCAACCAATACCGTGATATTCATTCTAGAGGGAAGCGCTATTGATGAAATAAACAAGTACGGTGAGAGAATAGCAGACGACACTTTCCTTGTGGTCCTCAACGCAAATCCAAATCCTGTAAAGTTCAAACCTCCGCCCGGTAAATGGGAGATGGTGTTCTCCTCACTGACTAGGGAACCCAGGCAAGAGGAGAGAACGCTGGAAGGAGGAAAGGAGGTTGAGTTAGAGGGTAGGCTTTCCCTAGTTTTCAGGAGGATAGAGTTTTGA
- a CDS encoding malto-oligosyltrehalose synthase, with the protein MIATYRLQLNKDFNFDNAVSTLDYLKDLGISHIYLSPVLRARPSSSHGYDVIDHSQINEELGGESGYLRLISEARKRSLGIIQDIVPNHMAVHSQNQRLMDLLEKWRESKYYDYFDHYDDDKLILPLLEDSLDKVIDEGKIRVEGKRIVYQDLSLPINQKGLEYLNQRRSLSRDELKTLLSLQHYDLRPWRESPNYRRFFAVNDLIAIRVELEHVFKESHDYITSFPVDGFRVDHIDGLYDPEDYLKRLAKKGKLIYVEKILGIHERVRESWPVVGTTGYDFLNWVNMILVDNVEEMMKIYEEFLGKKVNLEETIVESKRLIANTLFKSDIERLSKILNVDYEYLVDFLVCLKVYRSYSPEDKEIAECDKEGKIDRDKVPRLQQYMPAIFAKGYEDTALFRYNALISLNEVGSDLTKMKASVDELHAFNSSRLNTLSMNATSTHDTKFSEDVRARISVLSEIPKLWREKVFYWHDLLKPRVDRNDEYRLYQTLVGSYENSKEYQTRLKEHMIKVVREAKVNTTWENPNREYEEELLSLVDEVTTNRAFLNDFFELENVVLPLGYKKSLITLAIKVLSPGVPDFYQGTETWRFLLTDPNNRRPVDFKKLKELMKQLKELPEPDLQDERVKLWFTKRLLALRGQTNVSDYRPVKHGFRVGNVIVLFRPRVSERSSETVNLDGYYINVLTGEKLRAVDLSSTERYGVVVLVSLQRF; encoded by the coding sequence TTGATAGCGACTTATAGGCTTCAATTGAACAAGGACTTCAATTTCGATAACGCCGTTTCAACACTTGATTACTTGAAAGACTTGGGAATATCTCACATTTACTTATCCCCTGTCCTGAGGGCTAGACCTTCGAGCTCTCACGGTTACGACGTAATAGACCACTCACAAATAAATGAGGAGCTAGGAGGTGAATCCGGTTATCTCAGATTGATATCAGAGGCTAGGAAGAGGTCGCTCGGGATAATACAAGACATCGTTCCGAATCATATGGCGGTTCATAGTCAGAATCAAAGGTTAATGGACCTGTTAGAGAAGTGGAGAGAGAGCAAATACTACGATTACTTCGACCACTACGATGACGATAAGCTCATCCTTCCGTTACTAGAGGACAGTTTGGACAAGGTTATAGATGAGGGGAAAATCAGAGTTGAAGGGAAGAGGATAGTTTATCAGGATTTAAGTTTACCAATAAACCAGAAGGGGTTAGAATATCTTAATCAAAGGCGGAGTTTATCAAGGGATGAGTTAAAGACTTTACTCTCACTACAACATTACGATTTGAGACCCTGGAGGGAGAGCCCTAACTATAGGAGGTTCTTCGCCGTTAACGACTTGATAGCTATAAGAGTGGAGTTGGAGCACGTCTTTAAGGAGTCTCACGATTACATAACGTCTTTTCCAGTTGACGGCTTTAGGGTAGATCACATAGACGGTCTTTACGACCCTGAGGACTACCTAAAGAGGTTAGCCAAAAAAGGTAAGCTAATCTACGTTGAGAAGATACTAGGGATCCACGAGAGGGTCAGAGAGAGCTGGCCTGTTGTCGGAACAACTGGTTACGACTTCTTGAACTGGGTAAACATGATCCTCGTAGACAACGTAGAGGAGATGATGAAGATCTACGAGGAGTTCTTAGGAAAGAAGGTTAACCTAGAAGAAACAATTGTTGAATCTAAGAGGCTGATAGCGAACACGCTGTTCAAGAGCGACATTGAGAGGCTGTCCAAGATCCTTAACGTGGATTACGAGTACCTCGTCGACTTCCTGGTTTGTCTCAAGGTATACAGGAGCTACTCCCCTGAGGATAAGGAAATAGCTGAATGCGACAAGGAAGGTAAGATAGATAGAGACAAGGTCCCGAGGTTACAACAATATATGCCTGCAATATTCGCAAAGGGATATGAGGACACCGCATTGTTCAGATACAACGCTCTGATATCCTTAAATGAGGTTGGGAGTGACCTAACTAAAATGAAGGCAAGCGTTGACGAACTTCACGCTTTCAACTCCTCTAGATTGAACACGCTGTCGATGAACGCCACCTCAACTCACGATACCAAGTTCAGTGAGGACGTGAGGGCCAGAATATCGGTCCTCTCTGAAATCCCTAAGTTATGGAGGGAGAAGGTCTTCTATTGGCACGATCTCCTAAAGCCTAGAGTTGACAGAAACGACGAATATAGACTCTATCAAACCCTCGTAGGGAGTTACGAGAACTCCAAGGAATATCAAACTAGGTTAAAAGAACACATGATAAAGGTAGTTAGAGAGGCTAAAGTCAACACGACCTGGGAGAACCCTAACAGGGAGTATGAGGAAGAACTACTATCCCTTGTGGATGAGGTCACTACTAACCGAGCGTTCCTAAACGATTTCTTTGAGCTCGAGAACGTGGTGCTCCCACTAGGTTATAAGAAGTCTTTAATCACCTTAGCGATTAAGGTGCTCAGTCCTGGAGTTCCTGACTTTTATCAAGGAACAGAAACGTGGAGGTTCCTCTTAACCGATCCGAACAATAGAAGACCTGTAGATTTCAAGAAATTGAAGGAGTTAATGAAACAGCTCAAGGAGTTACCTGAGCCTGATCTACAGGACGAAAGGGTCAAGCTTTGGTTCACAAAGAGGTTGCTAGCCTTAAGAGGTCAAACTAACGTTTCGGATTACAGGCCGGTGAAGCACGGATTTAGAGTCGGTAACGTGATAGTGCTCTTCCGTCCTAGAGTTAGTGAGAGGTCGTCAGAGACCGTAAACCTGGATGGATATTACATTAACGTGTTAACCGGGGAAAAGCTGAGAGCAGTTGACTTGAGCTCCACCGAAAGGTATGGGGTAGTTGTACTAGTGAGTCTTCAGCGTTTCTAA